GTTTTTGGAGCGTCCTTTTGTGGTGGTCTCGGAAAGCACCTGTGTTGTTGCAGATGGTTTCATGGCATCCTATCCCCGCACCATGGCGGCCAGCCGGTCCAGTTTGGGAAAGTTCGGACATGCCCGCTCCAGTTCCGCCACCAGGGTTTCAGCCTGTTGTTTCCGGCCGGCCTTGAACGCGCACAATGCCTGCCAGAAAAGGCCTTCATAAAAAAGATTGCCCCATTTTTCATTGAAGAAATCAACGGCCCGGCCGGCATGTCCAGCCCCGGATTCAAACTGCCCCCGGCTGTAGCAGATTTTGGCCAGGCGCACCAGGGCCACATGTTTCGACCGGCTGTCCCGGTCTGCGGTTTCCGTGAGCACCTGCAAGGCCCGGTCAAACCGTCCTGCCGCACACAGCACATCCGCCTCCGTCCACCGGAAATAGGGCCGCCGCATCCTGACCGGGACCTGCTCGATGGTGTATTTGGCCTGATCGATCAGGCCCTGTGCCAGGCAGGTGCGGGCCAGCAGTTCATGCACAAAATCCACGGGCTGGTTTTTCTCCCGGCTTTGCAGGGCGAACCGCAGGGCTTCCCCGGCCCGGCCGTATTCCTCCCGGCAGAACTGGATTTTGCCCAAAGCGAAATATTTGAAGCACACAGATACGTGATGGGAAGATTCATCCTGTTTCAGGCAGGTCTGAATCCGTTCCAGGGCCTTCAATGCCTCGCCGTTTGCCAGAAGCACACTGGCACTGCGGTACAGGGATTTGACATAGTTTTTCTTTTCCTGGTGCCGCCGGGTCTGGTCTTGTTCCGACAGGTTTTCCCAGTTGGCAATGGCCTGGTTCAGCAGGTGCAGGGCCGGTTTGGGTTTGTTCTGGATCTGAAGGTGCAGCATGGCATGTCGGTAACAATTGGTCACCCCGTCCGGCCGCAGTTTTCTGGCCCGGGTGAAGTTTTCGTGAGCCAGCTCGATCCGCCTCGCCCGGGGAGCCCCGGCCAGGAAAATTTCACGGTTTTTGGCGGCAAACAGGGACGAGTAGGCCGTATATGCCAGGGATGACCGGGTGTAGAAATTGTCCGGGTCATTGCGGATGCAGGCAGTAAGCAATGAAATGGCATCGTCGAACTGTTTCAGGTGTCCCATGGCGAACGCGATTTTTTCCTTGACCATGTCGGCCATGCCTGCCTCATCCAGCTCCGGCAGTTTTTCTTCCACGGGATGATACAGACTGACGATATCCTGCCACCGGCAGTTGCCGGACAACGATTCGATGTCCGCCAATACCCTGGCCCGGGCTTTTTTGATGTACTGGCCTTTTTTGACCCCGAACAGTTCGTCCTGGGTGAACAGATCGGTCCGGGATTCGGTTTCCGGCTCCCGGGAAGCTGTTTTCGCCGGGACCGCCGGAACGGAAGGGGTTTCGGGCCGATGAATGATTCTTGCTGCGGATTCCAGTGTTGCCATAATCGCCTCCTTTGGGTTTCTGACAGGTATTACGGCACTGAATACGAAAAATTAAAAAAAATGCTGTGCTGCCAGCTGCTGTATGATATCTTCGATCTCCTGAAAAAACCTGTTCCCTTTGCTTTCAATATCATCAAAGGCAGTGGGGTGTTTTGTCCAGGCGTGATCGAATCCGTTTCTGTATTTAGTCAGATCTTCGGTCAAAGCTTTCAATCGTATCACAATACCGGCAGCTTCCATTTCCCTGTAAAGAGGCATGATCCGCACCATATTCTTTTTTTCATCTTCAGAAAATTCCCATTCTGATTCGTCATTCTGGAGCATGCGGATGAACAATTCCGCTTTACGCCGTTGTTTTCTGCCTTTTTCATTGCTGATTTTCGCCTTTTTTTTCATGGTGATCAACCCGAAGGACCCGAGCATTTCACGCATCACGGTATAGGCCTGCATAAAAAGCTGATGATCCAGCAGAATCTTGACGATTTCCAGCTGGAGTTGAAAATAGTCATGGTCATACCGCCCCGTGAATGATTTGTCCTTGATCAGGGAAATGAATTTTTCCTTGACCAGTTCAAGCAGAATTCTGCCTGTCGTTGACGCCCCGGCTTCTTTTTTTCGAATGAGATTCACAGCCCGGGCGGCTTTTTCCGAAACCGTATGGATTTCGACATTTTTTAGCGCCTTTGTGAGGTCGTCAAAAGCAGCCACCAGTTCAGGATCGTCAAATTCCTTTAAATTGGTGTTTTCCTCTTTCTGTGCCACGCGGCCCAGCTTGCCGGGATCAGCATCTTCGACCAGTCTTGCGACGGCATCCGTCCATTCATTGATGACGTAAAAATCCTTGGCATCCACAATAGGGGCCACATCGACACCCGCTTCGAAAGCCCCATAGTAAACCGCCTTGATTTTGATGTCCTTGGCTTTCTGGAGAAAATTCAGGGCTGTGGAAAAAACAATGGGGATAATCCGGTATCCATGGGTCAGATCAACGGTTAATTCATCTCCATGATCAATAAAGCTCAGGATTGTTTCAAACCATCCCCAGTGATGGGCCGGTTCCAGATCTTCCGTAATTGAGATGTCATGAAT
This portion of the Desulfotignum phosphitoxidans DSM 13687 genome encodes:
- a CDS encoding tetratricopeptide repeat protein; the encoded protein is MATLESAARIIHRPETPSVPAVPAKTASREPETESRTDLFTQDELFGVKKGQYIKKARARVLADIESLSGNCRWQDIVSLYHPVEEKLPELDEAGMADMVKEKIAFAMGHLKQFDDAISLLTACIRNDPDNFYTRSSLAYTAYSSLFAAKNREIFLAGAPRARRIELAHENFTRARKLRPDGVTNCYRHAMLHLQIQNKPKPALHLLNQAIANWENLSEQDQTRRHQEKKNYVKSLYRSASVLLANGEALKALERIQTCLKQDESSHHVSVCFKYFALGKIQFCREEYGRAGEALRFALQSREKNQPVDFVHELLARTCLAQGLIDQAKYTIEQVPVRMRRPYFRWTEADVLCAAGRFDRALQVLTETADRDSRSKHVALVRLAKICYSRGQFESGAGHAGRAVDFFNEKWGNLFYEGLFWQALCAFKAGRKQQAETLVAELERACPNFPKLDRLAAMVRG
- the csx2 gene encoding TIGR02221 family CRISPR-associated protein — translated: MARRIYISFIGTGDYKPATYSLNNRTADVSRFVQSAELQIIGPDYFDKVFLVMTESSREKHFKALRSELIKLGVENIHDISITEDLEPAHHWGWFETILSFIDHGDELTVDLTHGYRIIPIVFSTALNFLQKAKDIKIKAVYYGAFEAGVDVAPIVDAKDFYVINEWTDAVARLVEDADPGKLGRVAQKEENTNLKEFDDPELVAAFDDLTKALKNVEIHTVSEKAARAVNLIRKKEAGASTTGRILLELVKEKFISLIKDKSFTGRYDHDYFQLQLEIVKILLDHQLFMQAYTVMREMLGSFGLITMKKKAKISNEKGRKQRRKAELFIRMLQNDESEWEFSEDEKKNMVRIMPLYREMEAAGIVIRLKALTEDLTKYRNGFDHAWTKHPTAFDDIESKGNRFFQEIEDIIQQLAAQHFF